GCAGAATAGTCTGCCCTTCTTTTTCTATAACTCGCGCTTGCATCGTGCTAATAGGGTCTTCCAGGTCAAATTGAACACCATCTAAAGCTGTGATCAAGTCGCCGGGGCGCAACCGAGCTGCTTCGGCTGGAGAGCCTTCCGCAATCCCGCCGACAAAAATATAGGGGCTGAGGGTATCCACTCCAGGTGTCAGGGTTACTTCATATTCATCACCCGTCTCTGCTCGACGCAGGCTGAGCGTGATAGGTTCATCCTGGCTTGCAACCAACTGCTGCAAGAAATCTTGCGTCGTGGGGAACATCTCACCGTTGACGCGCTCAATTACATCACCAATTTCAACACCGGCTTGTGCAAATACACTGTTTTGTGGCACCTGGACAAGCTGGGTTCGTGCTCCGACAACTTCAGGCAGGCCAATGAGCGCCACAATGATAAAAAGGACGATTGCGGATGCAACATTCGCAAGAGCACCGGCGGCCATAAAGATGATACGAGACCCTGCGCTAGCATCCTGTAGGGCTACCATATCTTCATCAGCAACCCCGCGTTCCCGCAGTTGGGAACGCATATCTTCATAACGATGCTTTGGTTTTTCCTCAGCATCGTCTTCATCTGCTTCTGCCACTTCCTCATTGACTGGCCCAGCCATGTCTTCGCCGAGTGGCATCACATAACCACCAATAGGCAACCAATTTAAGACAATTTCCGTCTCACCCCATCGAAATAACCGGGCAAGGCGCGGCGGCCAGCCAATGCCAAATTCCAACACGCTGATGCCAGCCATCTTCGCTGCGAGAAAATGCCCTAGCTCGTGGATGATAATTGCCGGAATCAGCACCAGGGCAAACGCCAGCACAGACATTAGGAACTCGTTTTGGAGCAATCCTTGTAACATTAATGATCACCTATCAACTGTCGACGTGATTGGGTGGATTATCCACTATATCTTTCGTACATTTCATACACGCATTATAAGCGCCACTTTCACTCAGTGGCAAGCGATGGTCATTAACAGCGGTTAAGCGCAGGGAGAACGTACTCTGGATATATAGGGACTAGATCAGGGTTGCCGGGCCACCTGGTGTGGCGACCAGAGTATCCAATATACCAGATAGCGTCCCCAGGCGATTTCTTACCTCATCAACGCTATCCGATGTACAGATACAATGTACATTTGGGCCAGCATCCAGGGTATAGCACACCTCAACACCATCAGCCCGCCATTCACGCACGGCTTCCATAATCGCAAGTGTTGGGGGCTGCCAATAGAAAAGTGGCGGACGGCTCGTCATCATAACAGCGTGCATCAAATTACTGTCTTCTTCTACAACTGTCGCTAATGTGGCGAAATCTTGGTTGATAATGGCCTGACGACATACATCAAACCTTGCTTGAGCGCCTGCGACACGTGCTTCCTGTAAATCGCTTGTCGAAGCTGTGCGATGCCCCGCCTGAGAACCCGTTTTCTTATGTGCTTGGCTCACAACCGCAATCACATCAACAAGGTTCCAATAATCTGGGCTTGCGAAGGATTCAGCGTAGCTGTCTTCATGCGTCTCTGCAGCAAACCATTCTACAAAGCCACTTGGCACAGAGCGAGAAGCGGACCCGGAGCCAATACGCGCGATCGTCGTTAGCTCCCTTTCAGTTAATTCTTCCTCGGCTGCTGCAACCGCAGCAACCGTTAACGCCGCAAAGGCTGCCGCTGAGGAAGCGATACCTGCGCCCATCGGGAAGTTGTTTGACGATGACACATGGGCGTGAATAGCCAAACCAAGACGCCGCCGGATGCGTTCGAGATGGTCGCTGACACGCAGGCGAGCTTGTTCGCTCGCAATTGTCCCGTTAATCTCCAATATATCCTGATCTAGATTCTCATCCCAGGTCACCGAGGTATCTGTATAGACACTCGCCAAATTCATACTAATCGTTGAATTCATAGGTAAGCGCAAAACTTCGTTGCGGTTCCCCCAATATTTAATGAACGCGATGTTTGGATGCGCACGAGCCGTAGCAGTCTTCATGGGCACTTGCCTTATTCGTCATAATATCAATCATGGTCTGATTGTACCTACCCTGCCGCCAAGCACTAGGGCTTGTTGTCACAGTGTGCTGTTTTATAATCTGCTGCGGGCAGCTAATACTTGGAGCAAACACGTGCAAGCACTCTCTGGTCTCATCCGCACGATGCGACCCAGGCAATGGACCAAAAATATCCTTTTTGTCTTTCCGGCGCTCATATTTGATGGACAACTTTTTGAGCTAACGCCCTTTTTGCGGGTCACTTTTGCGGCGTTGTTACTCATTCTGGCATCTGGTTCTGTCTATATCATGAATGACCTGGTCGACATTGAAAAAGACCGGGCACATCCACGCAAAAAGAACCGGCCCCTACCGTCCGGCCAGCTCCCTGTACCGCTGGCAATTGGCACAGCGATCACGCTGCCAATCATTACGGTCTTGATAGCTTTTGCATGGGAACCGAACCTCGCCGCTGTTCTAATCACTTATCTCATCGTCCAGGTGGCTTACTCCTTCTATCTTAAAAATGTGGTTATTCTGGATGTGCTCACAGTCACAGCTGGCTTTATGCTGCGCGTGATTGCGGGCGTGGTGGTGATTGATGTGGCGAACTTTTCGCCCTGGCTTTATGCATGTTCTGGATTATTAGCCCTGTTCCTGATCGTTGGCAAGCGACGTCAGGAGTATGTGCAATTAGGCGAACATGCACTCAACACACGCCCTATATTTAAAAATTACAACCTTCCCTTGCTTGACGATATGCTGCGCATGGTGATGACCTCAACATTCATCACGTATGTGCTCTATACCATTGAAACGGATACCGTCAAGATGTTAGACGTCAATTTAACCCTGCTGACCGTACCCTTTGTGATTTATGGGCTGTTTTACTATATGTATCTCATTCATGTTAAAGGTGAAGGCGGCGCACCCGATGAGGTCCTGTTGACAGATCGCAACCTGCAAATTGATATTGCGCTCTGGGGGCTGACATTTGTATTTTTGATTTATTTACTCCCGGCAATCATTAATCAGCCATGACGATATCAGCTTCTGCCCCTGCGAAAATTATCCTCTTTGGTGAGCATGCTGTTGTTTATGGGGAGCCGGCTATCGCCGTCCCTGTCACTGCATTGCAGGCCACAGCGGATATATCACCATCCGACGATGGGTTTAAGATCATTGCGTATGATCTGGATGATGCCATTATTCGCTACAACACTTATGCTGAAGACCAACCCCTTCAACGCGTTCTCACCTTGTTACAAGATGTACATCACTGTGATCTACCGTCGGTAAGCATTGGCGTTCGCTCCCATATTCCTATGGCAAGCGGCTTAGGTAGCGGTGCTGCTGTGACGACGGCAATTGCACGAGCCGTCACACAGGCAATGGGTAAAACGCTTTCACTGGATGCTCTGAACCGTATTGTCTACGAAGTTGAGACAATCCATCATGGCACGCCGAGCGGCATAGATAACACGGTGATTGTGTATGAACAGCCTATCTATTTCGTTCGTGAGCAGCCCATTGAGCACTTGATGATTGGGCAGCCCTTTACCCTGATTGTCGCTGATACAGGTGAGACAGCGCTCACGCATATCGCTGTCGGGGACGTGCGCAAGTTGGTTACATCGGAACCCGAACAGTATCGCCCCATGATTCGTGAAATAGGCAAACTCACAAAATTAGCGCGCCAGCATCTGGAAGCTGGTGAAATCAAGGCGCTTGGCCCTCTAATGGATACCAATCATGCGTGGTTACAACAGCTCACTGTATCATCCCCAAAATTGGATCAACTGGTGACTGCGGCCAGAGCAGCGGGGGCCTTAGGTGCAAAACTAAGCGGTGGCGGTCGCGGCGGTAATATGATCGCTCTCGTTCAGCCTGAAGCCGCTGGTGATGTGATGGCAGCTCTGACTTCCAATGGCGCAGTTTCCGTATTACAGACGATGGTAAATTAGCAATGACGAAATCAATCACCCTCATCAAACTTGGCGGATCTCTCATCACAGATAAAAACGTTCAGTCCAGCTATAAGGCGGATGTCGTCGCTCGTCTGGCCCGCGAGATGAAAGCAGCACAGCAGGCACAGCCCGATCTCAGTCTGGTTATTGGGCACGGCAGCGGCTCTTTTGGGCATTTTGAAGCAAAGAAGCATAATACAATCGCAGGTGTACACACACCAGAAGAATGGTATGGGTTTACGCGAGTTGCGGTTGCTGCGTCACAACTAAGCCAATATGTTGCGGAAACATTGTTAGATGCTGAGCTACCCGTTTTCCGGGTACAGCCCAGTGCTTCTGTTGTCTCTGATGAAGGTGTCATCCAGCAAATGGCCCTGCATAACATTCGTACAGCGCTCACGATGGGCTTAATCCCCCTGGTTCATGGTGATGTTGCTCTGGATATTACGCTGGGCGGCACAATCACATCGACAGAGACTATCTTTGCCTATCTTGCGCGATATCTACCTGTTGATCGCATTTTATTAATTGGCGTGGAATCTGGCGTTTATGATCAAACGGGTTCAATCATCCCACACATTACTTCCCATAATCTGGAGCAGCATGAAGCCGCTTTAGGACATTCTGCTGGTGTTGATGTGACCGGGGGTATGTACACTAAAGTCATGGATATGCTGGCACTTGCTAATGTGCGAGATCAACTCAGTGTGCGCATTATGAGTGGTACCGAACCTGGGTTGCTCACACAAACCTTGCTTAACAAAGCAGAACCGGGCACCCTGATTACAGGATGATATTATCTGGGCAGGCGGTCCGCTAAACGATTCATCAACATCAAAGTGACGACAATAGCGAGGCCAGGGGCAATGGCGGGCCAGCTAGCCACTCTAAAGCTGTTCCGTCCTTCAGATAGCATGATGCCCCAATCTGGCTGACCAGGATCACCAAATCCTAAGAAGCTAAGGGCGGCTCCATTCATGATGGCATAACTAAATACCACCAGACCATAGGCACGCAGCACGGACCATATGCCACGGAGAATGTGTCGCCGGAGGACAGCTGTCCTTGTGCTGCCCATCGCATGGGCAGCAAGAACGTAGTCTGTAACCCCTATTTGCTGTGAAGCACTGCGTACAACCAGCGCAATTGGGGCAACTTGGGCAATGCCTACAGCAAAATACAGGGCTAAGCTCCCCTGCCCCATGAGTGTCAGAACGGTTAAAGCAAGTAATAAACCGGGTATCGCTAGCACAGCATGTATCACAGCCAAAATAGCCTGATTGAAATAACTGTTTGAACTCACGCTGATAAGGCCCAATGTACTGCCAGTAACCACAGCGAGCAACGTGCTGATAAACGCCCCCCCTAGCGTATACCGCCCTCCATACAACAGACGGGACCACACATCTCGCCCCAGATAATCTGTGCCTAGGATGTGTTCTGTATTGGGCATAAGTAGTTGATCCTCTGTGCTCGTCAGCATGGGGTCAGCATGTGTGAGGAGTGGTGCAAAAAGCAGCATAAACCCTATCAATGCAACTGAACCCCACAAAACCTTATTCATCGAGTTACGCTCGCTATTCTCAGCCTGGGGTCCAAGTAATAGGATGCGAGATCAGCTATCAACGTTAGCACAACGTAGGCGATAGCTGTGATGAGCACGACACCCTGCACAACGGGATAGTCCTGCTGGAGCGTTGCGCGTAATAACAACGTCCCCATGCCACTGCGCTGGAAGATACTCTCAGTGATGACCGTCCCACTCAGTAAGTATCCAAATTGAAGGACGATAACGGGCAAAATAACAGCTAATGTAGGCCGTAAAACATGGACCCACTGAATCCTCTGTGCTTTTAACCCTTTCCCGACAGCGACCTGGATGTAAGGTTGCTGCATGACATCATGCACTTGTGCTTGTATAACTCTGGCGATAGCGCCACTTGTGTGGAATCCCAATACCATTACTGGTAACCACGGCTGACTGCGCAGTCCATCAATAGCGGTTGCCAACATAAATACAACCAGCGTGCCCGTCCAATAAACGGGTATGGCAAGAGACAGGTCGATAAACGCGTTGGCAAGCCTGCGCAGTGCTATTTTTGTGGAGGCCACCGCTGTGTAGCCAATGGAAATGCCAAGGACAACAGCGAGAAGCGTACTATAGCCAGCAAGCCAGAGCGTATTGCCGAGCTGTTGAGAGATCATCTCACGTACAGTTAGGCCTGTATAAAGTGAGCGTCCCCAATTGCCACTCAGCACGTCGAGCCAATAATGGACATATTGCCCAGGTAGTGGTGCATCAATACCAGAAAGCTGTCGCTGTAAAGCGATTTCGCTCTCAGTTAGTCCAGCCTCCCCTGCCTGCGCAGAGATTGGATCTCCGGGTAGAATCCTCAGAGTAATAAATGTGATTGTGACGGCCAGCCAGATTGTGAGCAATGCACCTGTGAGACGACTGATGAGCACAAGACATTATTCCGATGGGACAATGGCAACATTGTTCATAAGAGGGAACCAACCATATGGGTCAAACATCAGCCCGCTTACCTGAGAGCGATGTGCATTGAGGTTGACGTAATCGCGGATAGGCAAAATGAGCGCTTGCTGCATGATGATGGCTTGCGCCGTGCCATATTGAATCCGACGATCTTCCGCGTCAGTCGATTGCACGGCTTGTAATAACGCAGAATCCAGGTTGGAATCGGAATAGCCTGTCCAATTCAGCTCGCTGGTGCCCAAGAATCGATCCAGCAAATAGGATGGCTCAAGGCCGAAGGTATCAAATGAGACGAGATTATAATTGCCTTCTGAGACAGCTTCATCTAAGCCCGTATAACCTGGAACAGGCTCAATCACAGTCTGGATGCCGACAGCAGCCCATTGATCACGTAAGAGTTGCATAACCTCCGGCACGTGGCCCCAGGGTGGCTGTATAACAGTGATTTGTAATGGCTCCCCATCGCGTTCTAGGATGCCATCTCCATCGCTATCTGCATAGCCACTTGATGTGAGTAGTTGAGTTGCTTGCGCTGGATTGTAATCATATACACCGCGCACCCCGGCATTATAGTAAAGGCTATTTGCAGAAACGGGACCCCAGGCAACAGGCGAAAAGCCCTGGAAAACGGATTCTATGATACCGCTCCGGTTGGTAGCGTACAGAAGGGCCTGTCGTACGGCCAGGTCATCCGTCGGTGCGACTTGAGTATTCATGTAGAATTGCAGAGGTTGCCCTGGCACTGCAACAGGGTCTAGTTGAACGGCGTCGCTGTTCGCAAAGCCACGTGCGTCTGTTGGTAGTAACTCACCCATAATATCCGCATCGCCGGATTCAAGTGCAACAGAGCGCGTTGGTGGGTCTTCAAAAAAACGATATTCGATAATATCGACGGCGTTTTCTTCCGGCATTTCGTAAAAGCTGGGTCCCCATGCATAATCTTCGTATCGCTCAATCGTGATATGATCACCGGGGATATACTCCACAAATCGGAATGGGCCTGTACCAATCTGATGGTACTGGTACAACAGACGATTGTATTCCTCGCCGCCGGGCAGTGCATTCACTGTTGCGAGCGCCGCAGGGCTGGCAATACCCAAGTAAACCTGGGCCAATCCATCCATGAGCGGCTGATAAGGTTGTGAGAGCTGCAATTCAATCGTGTAATCATCCACGACGCGGTACCCAGCCAACGGGCCTAACAGCCCACGAGCACGTTGAGACAGCGTTTCTGAGTATGTAACACGATCCAGATTAAAGCGAACGGATTCCGCATCTAATGGCGTGCCATCGTGGAATGTTACATCTTGTCTCAGATGGAACGTGTAAATCAGACCATCTTCTGAGATATCCCAGCTTTGCGCTAAGCCAGGCACAAATTCATTCGTTTGCGGATCTCGGTATACTAAAGTGTCATATACTTGGCGTAAGACAATCCCTAGTTCAGTCGATTGGTTGATGTGGGGATCAATACCACTGACTTGGAGCGTCAGCCCGTATATCAGACGATTTGGCGTATCTTCTACCGGGGTGCTGCCACAACCAGTCACAACGAATATCACGAAAACCAGGGTTGCAATTGCCGACTTGCGCATATATATCCTTTTGTCGAATGAGGCAATGATATATTTGGGTGCAGTATGCATACATATGCCAGCCATTGTAATAGGCGCATCTGACAACGCAAGCCTCGACAGTTGTACGAGTCACCTCAATAATAGTAAACAGTTGACTTGTACCCGATTGTTACCTCTTATGGTAATTTGGAGTCATCATGACCTATGCCCCACCCCCGCTGATCGCACCGCCTAAAGAAGAGGAAGTTCATCCTTATCGGCGAGTCTGGCGCAGCTTAACACAAGAAACAGCGATTTTAGCAATTGTATGTACAGCCGTGTTCATCCTCTTCCAGTATCTACCCATCCGTATACCCGCTATTGCGGAACCGATACTGAATTATGGACTCGCATTCCTGCCACTGGCTTTGTGGATCATCCTGGCTCGTTTTCCAGAGACGAGGGTGCCCTTACCACGAACTGGTTTGAATACGACAGTGGTGCTCTCAGCCTTGCTTGCTGCCGCGGTTGGTATTCCTGTTGTCAATACGGTGATACAGCCCGCCAACTGGTTATCTGTAGAGTCGGCCCCCGTGCGTGTAATTGGCTATATGTTGACGGCAGGCATCGTTCAGGAATTCATCAAGTTCCTGGTCGTCCGTTTTGTAGCAGGTGGACGATTCTTCCGAATCCGCGAAGATAGTGTGGCGTTTAATATGGCGGCGGCTGTTGGTTATATCACAGTGTTGAACCTGGCCTACGTGGTCAATAATGCAGCTTCGCCTGATTTCGTCGCACTACGCGTTTTACATCACGTTGCAATGAATACAGCTGGCAGCCTGATCATCAGCTATGGCTTTGCCCAAACCTGGTTTGCCAATGTAAGCCCTTTCATGCTGCCGTTCACGCTGGTCATCGCCTCTTTTGTCAACGGGTTGATTATCCCGCTGCGTTCAGGCTTTATGAATGCATCACTGGGTATCAGTGGCGCTTCTGCACAGCCTTTGTTTGGCCTGGGGTTTAGCCTTGGGGTGTTGTTAGCAGCAGTCGCCATAATCTCATTCTTTTATAGAGTCGCGGCTGAACAAGAACGAATTGCTCGGCAAACGAGGGGTAATTTATGATTTTTGAGACATTTACCTCAGGAAATGAAGGCCTGTCTCAAAAACAGCGCTGGGCAACACTCTTTACGATCATTGCGGGGATTGCTCTGCTGTTATTCGGCCTCATTATGCGTGGTCAGATCGTAAATGCAGAAGCGCAATACAGCGATACGCGTATCGGCCTCCGGCTCAGTTATCCTCATGGCTGGTTGCTGGATACAGCGGCAGATGAATATGTCTTCCGGGTACGTAATATGACACGACCGGGCTTTAAGACAACGATTCAGATTTCGGTGCGACCTGTGAGTGCAGCGACGACAGAACGCAATGTTGCGGATCAATTAGCGCGTACGAGGGCATTATCACTGCAAGATTATCGTGTGCTCAGTATCTCATCAACGACATTGAATGATATTCCTGTGCAGGCCATGTCCTATACCTACAGCGATCAGAACACCAGCCCGTTTTTGCAAAGCTTTTCCACTGTAGTCGAGGGTTTGGATATCCTCACAATTCAACGTGGGCAGGCAATTATCATTACATTCCGTGCAGAAGCGAGTGATTTCGAAGAAGAGTACATTCACTTCGAACAATTTTTGAATACGTTGGAATTTTAGTATGTCTTACTTGCGCAAATGCCAATTCTACTGGACAGCTTTTGTGTTCTTGTTATTGAGCACGTTTTATGTCGAAAGTCAGGATAACTTGTCACCTGATCTCGACATTGACCGCCTTAAACGGGCGACGGTGTTCATCATGCAAGTAGAAAGTCAAAATCTAACGACGACTTGCGTCGGAACAGGGACGCTGGTTCGTTATGATGGCTTAATTTTGACCAATGCATTCCATACTGTACAGAGCGATCAGTGTCCTGGCGATATTCTATTTGTTGCTCTGACGCTAGATTCCGATGAACCCCCTGTACCCAAGTACCGTGCAGAAGTGGTCCAGGCAAACGTTGGTCTTGATATTGCCTTGTTGCGCATCACCCAGGATTTTGATGGGCGTGAGTTAGAAGAAGATAGCTTACCGATCTTACCGTTTGTGCAACTGGCTGATGACACGGTCGATATTATTGATCAAACAGTGACTGTATTGGGCTATCCAGATATTGGCAACTCGGTCGTCCAGGCCCAGAGAGGCTCAATCACCTCTTATATCGCTGAGCCAAGCGGTGGTGAGGCATCCTGGATGAAAATCAGAACACTGGATGCCTCACCTATTCCTGGTACCATGACAGGCGGTGCAGCTTATACACGTGCGGGCAACCTGATTGGTATCCTCACGTCTGCGCCAACATCCCAGAATCAGGCAACGAGTGAATGCGTCACCATTGAAGATACCAATCTGGACGGCTTCATCAACAGCAATGATCGCTGTATCCCTGTTGGAGAGGCCATCAGCGTACTGCGTTCGGTGACGCTGGCGAGGCCTCTGGTACAGGCAGCTTCATTAGGGTTACAGATAAACTTACTGACCTCCCCTATTTACCGTGTGGAAAGCGTCAGTTCGCCAACAATTAGCAATCCGTTCTTTGCCCCAGCGATCGATAATAATCAACCAACGACAGTGCTCCGTTCTGCACCTGCCGGGACCGATAGCTTGTATCTCTTTTTCGACTATCGAAACATGACCCCAGAAACAGTTTATGAAGTGCGTGTGACCGTTGATGGCATCCCGAATCAGGCGTTGAGCTTACCCCCTGTGCGCTGGAGTGGTGGCACAAATGGGTTGTGGTACGTTGGTGCAACGAATCAGACACGCCCAAATGGCCGATATGAATATCGTGTTTTTGTAGATGGCGTAGAAGCGGCAGCATCAGCCATTAACGTCGGTGGTGTTGCAGAAGACGCGCCATTTTTCGGCAATATCACCTTTGGCTTGCTCAATCAATCAGGCGACTTAAGCGGCTCTGGCTATGTGCTGCCGACGGGAAATACCGCAACAGCTCGCTTTATTCATCGCAACATGGTCCCAGGCGTTACAAACTGGACGTCAATCTGGTCCTTTAATGGTGAACGTATCGAAGGCTCACGTACATCCGGCACATGGGAAAATACAGGTGAGTTGAATACGGGCATTACCAGCTTGCAGCCTGCCGGCGGTCTATCACCGGGGAATTATCGTTTGGAGCTGTTTATTGATAATTCCCTGGCTGCTCTAGGCGATGTTACAGTAGCAGGCTCACAATCTGGCCCATTGGCTCGTGTGTTTACCAATGTGGAGTTCAGACGTGCTAACAGCCTTGTAGCGGAGCCTAGTGAGAATACAGGAACGAACTTCCCTGACGGTGCTTATACGCTTTATGCTTATTTTGACTGGGAGCAGATCGAACCGGGGACGTTGTGGACACTTCAGTGGTCTGTGGATAATGAGGTTTTCTACCGTCAAACAATCCCCTGGAGCAGTTCGCTCAGCGGCAGTGATTTTACGATGCAGCTAACAGCGCCCGGCGGCTTGCCAGATGGCACTTATAGTGTGGACTTGCTCATCAATGATATTGTCCTGGCACAGGGTGAAGTTAGCATTGGTATTGGGCAGTTACCCATTGATCGGCTGAATCAGGCCGAGGGTGTGCGCCTGGGCGGCCAAATCATCGACCTGGAGACCAACAAGGGCATTGAGGCAGCTAGTATCTTCATCATTAGCGATCAATTCGCTGTTGAAGATTTCGTCAATGTCGAAACAGGTTGGAATGAAAGCCAGCTTTATGCCGTCGCCACAACAGACCGAGATGGCTATTTTGAGGTTGACCGCCCTCTTCAGTTTGATACGCCTTATAGTGTATTGATTGAAGTCGAGGGGTATCTCCCCGTCAGTGTTGATGGTTATGAAGTGACCCGTGAACGCCTGCAACAAGAAGGCGGTAACCCGCTTGAAATTCTGATACCTTTAACTCGTGACTGATAAAAGGCCGATGAAAGTGAATCCATGGCGAAGAAACAACGATTAGATATTCTCGTTCATGAGCGCGGTATGGCACCAAGCCGCGCCAAAGCTCAAGCGCTTATCATGGCGGGAGATGTCTTTGTAAATGGAGAGCGCGTCGATAAAGCAGGCACTCGTTTTGCTGATGATGTAGAAATATTCGTCAAGGCACAGCCCCCTTATGTGAGCCGGGGCGGCGAGAAGTTAGCCGGTGCTCTGGAGGCTTTTTCATTTGATGTGAGCGAGATGGTCGCCGCTGATGTTGGCGCAAGTACCGGCGGCTTTACAGATTGCCTACTGCAAAAAAATGCAAAAAAAGTCTATGCAATTGACGTTGGCTATGGGCAGCTAGCACACAAATTGCGCATTGATGAACGCGTTATCGTTATGGAACGCACCAATGCCCGTTATCTGGATGCACTGCCGGAACAAATTGATCTCGCTGTGATTGACGCGTCGTTTATCTCCCTCAAACTTTTGCTGCCCAAAGTCAAATTATGGATGAAACCCCAAGCCCATGTTATTGCCTTAATCAAGCCGCAGTTTGAAGCTGGTAAATCGCAGGTCGGTAAAGGTGGCGTTGTCAAAGATCAAGACGTTCACGCTCAGATTTTGCGTGATATTCTGCATACCTCGATCGAAGAAGGTTTCCAGGTTGCTGGTCTAACAATCTCCCCTATCAAAGGGCTAAAAGAAGGCAATACGGAATTCCTTACATGGCTAACCTGGGGTAACGAGCCAACAGACTTTGATCTTGATCAAGCGATTATGACCGTGCTTGAAATGGATATATAACACGCTTTCGCGACTCGCTTAAGTGGGCTGGTCTATACGCGTCTTGTATGAACCGCTATAATCAAATGATCTTGATACCGCCCATTGGCACCTAGGTAGCTCATGACGCAATCGCATATTCGTAATTTCTCAATCATCGCACACGTTGACCATGGTAAGAGTACCCTGGCCGACCGTATGCTGGAAATGACTCAGACAGTCGCTGACCGCAAGATGCAAGCGCAGCTCCTTGATAGTATGGATCTGGAGCGCGAACGCGGTGTGACGATCAAAGCTTCTGCCGTTCGGATGATGTACAAAGCAAAAGACGGCGAGACTTACATGATTAACCTGATCGACACGCCCGGTCATGTAGACTTTACCTATGAAGTGAGCCGCGCTTTACAGGCCTGTGAAGGTGCGCTCCTCGTTGTTGACGCCAGCCAGGGCATTGAGGCCCAAACGCTGACAAACGTCTACTTAGCGCTAGAGCAAGACCTTGAAGTTCTGCCTGTTGTGAACAAGATCGACTTGCCAGCAGCCCAACCTGATGAAGTCGCCCAGGAGTTGGAGAACCTCATCGGCACCCCCGCAGAAGAGATTTTGCGTATTTCCGCCAAGAGCGGTAT
The Phototrophicus methaneseepsis DNA segment above includes these coding regions:
- a CDS encoding S1 family peptidase; this encodes MSYLRKCQFYWTAFVFLLLSTFYVESQDNLSPDLDIDRLKRATVFIMQVESQNLTTTCVGTGTLVRYDGLILTNAFHTVQSDQCPGDILFVALTLDSDEPPVPKYRAEVVQANVGLDIALLRITQDFDGRELEEDSLPILPFVQLADDTVDIIDQTVTVLGYPDIGNSVVQAQRGSITSYIAEPSGGEASWMKIRTLDASPIPGTMTGGAAYTRAGNLIGILTSAPTSQNQATSECVTIEDTNLDGFINSNDRCIPVGEAISVLRSVTLARPLVQAASLGLQINLLTSPIYRVESVSSPTISNPFFAPAIDNNQPTTVLRSAPAGTDSLYLFFDYRNMTPETVYEVRVTVDGIPNQALSLPPVRWSGGTNGLWYVGATNQTRPNGRYEYRVFVDGVEAAASAINVGGVAEDAPFFGNITFGLLNQSGDLSGSGYVLPTGNTATARFIHRNMVPGVTNWTSIWSFNGERIEGSRTSGTWENTGELNTGITSLQPAGGLSPGNYRLELFIDNSLAALGDVTVAGSQSGPLARVFTNVEFRRANSLVAEPSENTGTNFPDGAYTLYAYFDWEQIEPGTLWTLQWSVDNEVFYRQTIPWSSSLSGSDFTMQLTAPGGLPDGTYSVDLLINDIVLAQGEVSIGIGQLPIDRLNQAEGVRLGGQIIDLETNKGIEAASIFIISDQFAVEDFVNVETGWNESQLYAVATTDRDGYFEVDRPLQFDTPYSVLIEVEGYLPVSVDGYEVTRERLQQEGGNPLEILIPLTRD
- a CDS encoding PrsW family glutamic-type intramembrane protease: MTYAPPPLIAPPKEEEVHPYRRVWRSLTQETAILAIVCTAVFILFQYLPIRIPAIAEPILNYGLAFLPLALWIILARFPETRVPLPRTGLNTTVVLSALLAAAVGIPVVNTVIQPANWLSVESAPVRVIGYMLTAGIVQEFIKFLVVRFVAGGRFFRIREDSVAFNMAAAVGYITVLNLAYVVNNAASPDFVALRVLHHVAMNTAGSLIISYGFAQTWFANVSPFMLPFTLVIASFVNGLIIPLRSGFMNASLGISGASAQPLFGLGFSLGVLLAAVAIISFFYRVAAEQERIARQTRGNL
- a CDS encoding ABC transporter substrate-binding protein; this encodes MRKSAIATLVFVIFVVTGCGSTPVEDTPNRLIYGLTLQVSGIDPHINQSTELGIVLRQVYDTLVYRDPQTNEFVPGLAQSWDISEDGLIYTFHLRQDVTFHDGTPLDAESVRFNLDRVTYSETLSQRARGLLGPLAGYRVVDDYTIELQLSQPYQPLMDGLAQVYLGIASPAALATVNALPGGEEYNRLLYQYHQIGTGPFRFVEYIPGDHITIERYEDYAWGPSFYEMPEENAVDIIEYRFFEDPPTRSVALESGDADIMGELLPTDARGFANSDAVQLDPVAVPGQPLQFYMNTQVAPTDDLAVRQALLYATNRSGIIESVFQGFSPVAWGPVSANSLYYNAGVRGVYDYNPAQATQLLTSSGYADSDGDGILERDGEPLQITVIQPPWGHVPEVMQLLRDQWAAVGIQTVIEPVPGYTGLDEAVSEGNYNLVSFDTFGLEPSYLLDRFLGTSELNWTGYSDSNLDSALLQAVQSTDAEDRRIQYGTAQAIIMQQALILPIRDYVNLNAHRSQVSGLMFDPYGWFPLMNNVAIVPSE
- a CDS encoding TlyA family RNA methyltransferase, whose amino-acid sequence is MAKKQRLDILVHERGMAPSRAKAQALIMAGDVFVNGERVDKAGTRFADDVEIFVKAQPPYVSRGGEKLAGALEAFSFDVSEMVAADVGASTGGFTDCLLQKNAKKVYAIDVGYGQLAHKLRIDERVIVMERTNARYLDALPEQIDLAVIDASFISLKLLLPKVKLWMKPQAHVIALIKPQFEAGKSQVGKGGVVKDQDVHAQILRDILHTSIEEGFQVAGLTISPIKGLKEGNTEFLTWLTWGNEPTDFDLDQAIMTVLEMDI